The DNA window TGCCTTAACTTTTTCTTCTTCATCTTTTCTATATTCATAGACTAGATCCTGTATTTCTATAATATTTTCCATAAAATCACCTTATCCATATATTATCCCCTTATAGGTATGTGAACTATAAATTTTTATGCCCATGTTGCAATAAATACACTATATACACTATAATATTATACCTTTTATTTATACCTCTGTGAATATTAATTTCAATATGCTTATATTTTCTATAAATACATGATTCTTTCTATACAAGGACTATACAATTTCTATATTCATAAAATTGAAGTTATATAGCTGTACAACTTCAATTTTTACTTTCTTCATTAATACAGGTCATGTTCATCCTTATAGCACAAATAACATTTCTTACCATATTGTATCTTTCATAATATTGATCCTTAACTTTTATAATAGCTTACTTTTATTGATGAACAATATTAATTCCTGATACTCTTAACGCAATCTTTACAGCTTTATAAATGATTATCGTCATTAATATATTTGCAAAGGCAGTAGGTAACACAATTCCCATAAATAGTACTTTAAAAGAAGCAGGAAGACCTACAATAAAGCTAGCAGCTGTTAAAAATACACTACCACTAATGAGCGTTCCAATGAAGCTTATTATTCCTACATAAATTATATTATTTATTCTTTCTCCCATTATTTTGACTATAAAATATACGATTATACAAGTTATAAACTTATCAACTATATTGGGCAATTGTCCTCCTGGGAATGTAGTTGTCATGGCTGTAATCATTCCACCTAAAAAAGCAGTAAGAATTACATTTTTAAATTCTTTATTGATAAAAATACAAACAAATATAACAGATAACATTAAATCAAATTTCATTCCAGCAATCACACCAGGTATAATTTGACGCAAAATAAATCCTATGGCAATCAGTAATGCTGTTAATATATTTTTTCTTAAATTCATGATAAACATCTCCTCTTTTTTGTATTTTTTTATTTTTATATTTCCAATCTACTTCATCTATTGTTCACAACATACTGACCACCTCCCTAAAAATTCAAATAAAAAATTCGCATTATGCTATGGCATATGCTCATCTCGCCAACGAAAATTCAAAACTTACTTTTGAATTTTCCTTTGCTCAAAGCTGTCCAAACAATTGTACTTTGTAATAACTATCCACAATTTTAAAATTTTATAATTTCCTATAACGTAAAAAAAGCCCTTCATCCCTATAAAGGGACGAAAAGCTGTTCTTTCGCGGTACCACCCTAATTAGATAGTAAAAACTATCTCACTTATTAGATACGGAGATTTTTCTCGATATCCTGTTTCTATAACGGGAAACCCCCGGCTTAAGCTACTCTATAAATTTTCACCAAGCTTCTCCCAGGTCCATTCACCAGACACCCTCCCATCGGACTTCCACTATCTCCGACTCGCTGTAAGTTAGATATTCTGACTACTACTCCTGCTCTAAGAATTGCGAATTTTAAGTTAAAATTATTTTAATCTATATTTCAAAAAAAGTCAAACATTTTTTATGAAAATTTGAAAAAGCAAAACAGTTTACACGCTCTTATATAATAAAATAAAAGGGACTAAGTTATTCACTTAATCCCTTATCTCACTATACTAATTCTATGATAACCATTTCAGCTGCGTCTCCTCTACGAGGTCCTAGCTTTAAGATTCTTGTATATCCACCATTTCTCTCTTGATACTTTGGTGCGATTTCATCAAATACTTTTTTTACTACTGTTTCATCTAATACAAAAGAAAGTGCTTGACGTCTTGCATGTAAATCTCCTCTTTTTCCAAGAGTAATCATTTTTTCTGCAAGCTTACGTGTTTCTTTTGCTCTTGTATCAGTAGTTTTAATACGACCTTCTTTTAACAGGCTTGTAACAAGATTTCTAAGCATTAGATTTCTATGCCCTGTTGGACGGCCTAGTTTACGATGTCCTGCCATGTCTTTTCCCTCCTTTTACCTATACTATTCTTCACTAGGTTTTAAGCCCAAACCAAGTTCATGTAGTTTGTGCTGTACTTCTTCAAGGGATTTCTTACCTAGGTTTCTTACTTTCATCATGTCTTCTTCTGATTTTTCAGTAAGCTCTTCTACTGTATTAATTCCAGCTCTTTTTAGACAATTATATGATCTAACAGAAAGTTCAAGTTCTTCAATGGTCATTTCCATTACTTTTTCTTTCTTGTCTTCTTCTTTTTCTACCATAATCTCCACATTATCTACATGGTCTGTTAAATCAATGAATAATCTTAAGTGATCATTCATGATTTTAGCGCCTAAAGAAGCACCTTCATCTGGTTTTATACTACCATCCGTCCATATTTCAAGAGTAAGCTTATCATAATCTGTAACTTGCCCAACTCTTGTATTTTCCACGTGATAACTAATTTTTCTAACAGGAGTATAGATAGAATCAACAGGGAGCACACCTATAGGCATTCCTGGTGTCTTGTTGTTCTCCGCTGGAACATATCCTCTACCCTTAGAAAGGAATATTTCCATTACTAATCTTGCATCATCTTCTAATGTTGCAATATGAAGATCAGAATTTAATATTTCTACATCTGCATCTGCAATAATATCACCTGCAGTTACCGGTCCTGGTCCTTGGGCTTCAATTCTCACAACCTTTGGTTCATCAGAATGAATTTTTGCAGATAAGTCTTTCAGGTTTAAGATGATTTCTGTAACATCTTCCTTTACTCCAGGAACTGTAGAAAACTCATGAAGTACACCATCAATCTTAACAGATGTAACAGCAACGCCTGGAAGAGATGACAGAAGTATTCTTCGTAAGCTATTGCCTAATGTAATACCATAACCTCTCTCTAGAGGCTCAACAACAAATTTTCCATAAGTATTGTCTTCACTTAGTTCGACACACTCAATTTTTGGCTTTTCTATTTCAATCATAATTTTAACCCTCCTTATTTCTTTTTATCTATACACTATGAGGGTAACTGATTCTAATACTTATTATCTTGAATATAACTCGACAATTAAGTGTTCAGCTATTGGAATGTCAATATCTTCTCTAGTTGGTAGTGTTACTACTTTTCCCTCTAAGCTTTCAGCATTTACCTCTACCCATTTTGCTACAGTTGGTGCAGCTTCAATCATTGCTTTAAACTTAGGAGAACTTGCACTTTTTTCTTTTACTTTCACTACATCACCAACAGAAACTAAGAAAGAAGGAATATCAACTTTCTTACCATTTACTGTAAAGTGTCCATGTCTTACTAATTGTCTTGCTTCTTTTCTTGAAGCTCCAAATCCCATTCTGAATACAACATTATCTAATCTTGTTTCAAGAATTGTTAGTAAGTTTTCACCAGTGATCCCTGACATCTTATCAGCTTTTTCAAAATACGCTTTAAACTGAGATTCTAATAATCCATAAAATCTCTTAGCTTTTTGCTTTTCTCTTAATTGTAAACCATAGTTAGATATTTTTTTTCTTCCTTGTCCATGTTGCCCTGGAGCATATTCTCTTCTGTTTACTGCACATTTATCTGAATAACATCTTTCACCTTTTAAATATAGCTTTTGTCCTTCTCTACGACAAAGCCTACAAGATGGTCCTGTATATCTTGCCATTATTCTTACACCTCCTAATCCTTCTTAAACTCTTCTACGTTTTGGTGGTCTACAGCCATTGTGTGGTACTGGCGTAACATCTTTAATTAAGTTTATTTCAAGTCCTGCTGTTTGAAGAGCTCTGATTGCAGCTTCTCTTCCAGCACCAGGTCCTTTTACGTATACTTCAACTGTTTTTAAACCATGTTCCATAGCAGATTTAGCTGCTTCTTCTGCTGCCATTTGTGCTGCAAAAGGAGTAGATTTTCTTGAACCTCTAAAGCCTAATCCACCTGCACTAGCCCATGATAGTGCGTTTCCTTGTAAATCAGTAAGCGTAACAATCGTATTATTGAAAGTTGACTGAATATGTGCTTGACCACGTTCTATATTTTTACGCTCGCGTTTTTTTCTACGAGTTTTCGCTACTTTTTTAGCTACCATGTCATTTACCCTCCTTTACCTATTTCTTCTTACGTCCAACTGTTCTCTTAGGTCCTTTTCTAGTTCTTGCATTTGTTTTAGTCTTTTGACCTCTTACTGGAAGACCTCTTCTATGACGTATTCCTCTATAACAACCAATTTCTTTTAATCTTTTAATATTTAAAGCGATCTCTCTACGAAGATCTCCTTCAACTTGATGTTCTGCATCAATAATTTGTCTTAACTTACCTACTTCATCTTCAGTAAGATCTCTTACTCTTGTATCAGGATTTACTCCTGCTTTTCCTAATATATTATTAGACATTTTTCTACCTATACCGTAGATATATGTTAAACCAATTTCTACTCTCTTTTCTCTTGGTAAGTCGACACCAGCGATTCTTGCCATTTTTCTTTACACCTCCTAAATCTGTACTCCTAAAAACACTTTTACTAAACAAGCTATATATAATATTAGCTATAAGATTTTTAGTCTAATTAGAGACTAACTGCAGCCGCGCACTTATATACTAACATTTATACCATGAGTTTACGTGAAACCAATTTGCAAAACACTAGCTAAAGATTTAACCTTGCTTTTGTTTATGCTTAGGATTTTGGCAAATAACCATCACTTTGCCTTTTCTTTTAATAATCTTGCATTTTTCACATATAGGTTTAACGGATGCTCTAACTTTCACTGTTATCCCTCCTTAATCACTTGCCTTTGCCTCGCCAAGTAATTCTCCCTCTTGTTAAATCATAAGGGGACAATTCAATTGTAACTGTATCACCAGGTAAAATTCTGATGAAATTCATACGAAGCTTACCAGAAATATGTGCTAGTATCTCATGTCCGTTTTCCAACTTAACTTTAAACATGGCATTAGGCAGAGCTTCTACGACTGTGCCTTGAACCTCTATAACATCATTCTTTGCCATTAGGAAATTAACCCTCCCATTCCTAGGTTAACTAAGACCCAGTTTTTCCAGTTCACGCCTCAAAAGTAAATTATTTATCTTATCGTTATTTTCTATCCTGTTCTTTACTTCATCACTAATTATATTATACTTTTGTAAGTGCTTCATCTTTTTTTTCTTTGATTTATCAATTTTTCTTAAGTCTCCGTCAGCTATAAGTACATATTGTTCATCAACAATATCTAGCACAATAAATGCTCTATCCTTATCTCTTCCAGCTTTAGACTTAACAATTTGACCAACTGCAATTTCATGAGTCGTATCCACTTTTTTCACCTCTTGAGCCTAAAGGCTTGTTAAAATAATCGGATCATCTTTTGTAATGACGATTGTATGTT is part of the Crassaminicella profunda genome and encodes:
- the rpsD gene encoding 30S ribosomal protein S4 yields the protein MARYTGPSCRLCRREGQKLYLKGERCYSDKCAVNRREYAPGQHGQGRKKISNYGLQLREKQKAKRFYGLLESQFKAYFEKADKMSGITGENLLTILETRLDNVVFRMGFGASRKEARQLVRHGHFTVNGKKVDIPSFLVSVGDVVKVKEKSASSPKFKAMIEAAPTVAKWVEVNAESLEGKVVTLPTREDIDIPIAEHLIVELYSR
- the rpmJ gene encoding 50S ribosomal protein L36 produces the protein MKVRASVKPICEKCKIIKRKGKVMVICQNPKHKQKQG
- the rpsK gene encoding 30S ribosomal protein S11 encodes the protein MVAKKVAKTRRKKRERKNIERGQAHIQSTFNNTIVTLTDLQGNALSWASAGGLGFRGSRKSTPFAAQMAAEEAAKSAMEHGLKTVEVYVKGPGAGREAAIRALQTAGLEINLIKDVTPVPHNGCRPPKRRRV
- the rplQ gene encoding 50S ribosomal protein L17, whose amino-acid sequence is MAGHRKLGRPTGHRNLMLRNLVTSLLKEGRIKTTDTRAKETRKLAEKMITLGKRGDLHARRQALSFVLDETVVKKVFDEIAPKYQERNGGYTRILKLGPRRGDAAEMVIIELV
- a CDS encoding DNA-directed RNA polymerase subunit alpha codes for the protein MIEIEKPKIECVELSEDNTYGKFVVEPLERGYGITLGNSLRRILLSSLPGVAVTSVKIDGVLHEFSTVPGVKEDVTEIILNLKDLSAKIHSDEPKVVRIEAQGPGPVTAGDIIADADVEILNSDLHIATLEDDARLVMEIFLSKGRGYVPAENNKTPGMPIGVLPVDSIYTPVRKISYHVENTRVGQVTDYDKLTLEIWTDGSIKPDEGASLGAKIMNDHLRLFIDLTDHVDNVEIMVEKEEDKKEKVMEMTIEELELSVRSYNCLKRAGINTVEELTEKSEEDMMKVRNLGKKSLEEVQHKLHELGLGLKPSEE
- a CDS encoding tryptophan transporter; amino-acid sequence: MNLRKNILTALLIAIGFILRQIIPGVIAGMKFDLMLSVIFVCIFINKEFKNVILTAFLGGMITAMTTTFPGGQLPNIVDKFITCIIVYFIVKIMGERINNIIYVGIISFIGTLISGSVFLTAASFIVGLPASFKVLFMGIVLPTAFANILMTIIIYKAVKIALRVSGINIVHQ
- a CDS encoding KOW domain-containing RNA-binding protein; its protein translation is MDTTHEIAVGQIVKSKAGRDKDRAFIVLDIVDEQYVLIADGDLRKIDKSKKKKMKHLQKYNIISDEVKNRIENNDKINNLLLRRELEKLGLS
- the infA gene encoding translation initiation factor IF-1, which produces MAKNDVIEVQGTVVEALPNAMFKVKLENGHEILAHISGKLRMNFIRILPGDTVTIELSPYDLTRGRITWRGKGK
- the rpsM gene encoding 30S ribosomal protein S13, with amino-acid sequence MARIAGVDLPREKRVEIGLTYIYGIGRKMSNNILGKAGVNPDTRVRDLTEDEVGKLRQIIDAEHQVEGDLRREIALNIKRLKEIGCYRGIRHRRGLPVRGQKTKTNARTRKGPKRTVGRKKK